In a genomic window of Bacteroidota bacterium:
- a CDS encoding T9SS type A sorting domain-containing protein, protein MRNTYSRLLQVLLLGVLLFAGGGVLNAQLPLTRSYFTSTFTSIIGGPGTMVSTATGDDVGQAGIPIGFTFNYLGTPYTTLDVNTNGGMALGASGLAGSAANANMFLTGTPSAAITAWWDDMTVDVGGGIYYQLAGTVGSQVMTVEWSCLSYYTGSTQRLRFQVKLYEGTNVIEFHYGTVTPGTVSVSESATIGCKSTTGGVGQWLDVVTGSSNTGNYFMQAATDWPTRNYRLTPGAPSPLAAGTYTAGSTGAYPNLSEAIADLNHRGVAGPVVISLTDALYNNAVGGGDNWFPIVVGSVAGTSPVNTVLIQPVTGTSTLNYDGDASGSIANGASSTALGTATEPIFALVGSDYVGVSNLNLTSTPGTSVVDRGIAVINNAATNGAQFNAFNNITVSMNRTLTSTIGIWQNVATTPTSALGANSNNSYTNLNIQSVYAGIYLLGNATFPDLACQIGTLSPTVFNTIGGTTANDIGNGGGTQTYGIRTGNQSGGSIFNNNVKNVGGTGTVDGILVELSQGTTNVHRNNVSLIRNTSTTATTNLCGIRSNIATTAGHSLRVYNNGVSDLRSAYTGVATATKQVKGIFVQAAGGGLVTSNINVDNNSVYLDLTSNANISSVCYEIGTASGPVINCRNNNFVNATGAQVAPAGHWGMRSTSATLTGNTGSISNNNNVFISTVAQGFFGQGNAADYATLANWQAAMVGQDAASVSGDPVFVNPAASDLHATAGVTNNSASVIAWVTGDIDNQTRSVTTPDIGYDEYTPTTLDVAAVTLALPTAGACYTANEPVSIRIRNSSINTINFGTNNVQITTNVTGATTATLNFTLNTGSLAPAATVDVPVGTVNMSAAGTYTFNATATTAGDQNLTNDAMTAVNRTFSGGTATANPSSVCFGDSTSLTISGQNGTSFVWEFSTNNGATWTTTGATTSPYRVAPTDTILYRALVCGLIPSAQDTINVIDVTPPVAIGDTICGIDTAYLYATSTQQIRWYDSLTGGSVLYTGNPFVTVPTATTTYYVGAGSAGGTHTTTYAAGNGSSGNAFTVKALTNITITGFDGHTSTTTAGAWEIWYRPNDYLLTPGSQTSNVGWTQLIATPSIPAFGTGQVTPITNALNLQIPAGATYSFQIFRPSGSVAYTNGGALGSLGSSNAALEVYQGHGGTAFAGMTIATRVWNGRIHYTAGCPTARVPVTVVVNTADTIAIAASSNTSCSGDTVSLTASSVNTGYNYTWTPSSTLNTATGSAVNAGPTGSTVYTVQGLDSAGCRMVESVAISYVPKPAVTATVSPDTICAGDSIALTSTTNPLNFQVGTGTIANTSTGYPAPFGNFYWGSRHQMLILASELQAQNIGAGFINAMSFDVTSLNAAVPHDNFEIKLALTTVNSINAFQAPTFTSVFTAPSYLPAVGVVAIPFTSNFYWDGTSNIIVETCHNNAAYADNVSVNQSTTAFSSSVYFYQDAAGVCGNSTVTAAITQRPNMYFWMLGSYSYDWSPNATLATPTAANTVGTANGSTNFIVSVTDTLSGCVGVDTAYVFANPLPVINLGNDGYFCGTDATLDAGNPGSTYIWSTADSTQTIFVNTNGTYSVDVTDSIGCSASDTVAITFTPFPVVNLGADTTTCQGNTVTLDAGIPGSSYNWSTSATTQTIGVTTTGSYSVALTDTFGCSDSDTVNVTFNALPTVTASAATDTICNTNNTPVTLTGSPSGGTFSGTGVTGNQFSAPTAGPGLQTITYSFTDGNGCSNSATVSIFVDVCAGVADGFNSFNVGLYPNPNDGRFTFTVAMNADAEVSYEVADARGVVVLRDNSNQPSGLYKQSVNLNDFAAGVYTLRVTVDGVTAHKRLVVQR, encoded by the coding sequence ATGAGAAACACTTACTCAAGATTGTTACAAGTCTTGCTTTTGGGGGTGCTTCTGTTTGCAGGGGGCGGCGTTTTGAATGCGCAGCTTCCTTTGACAAGAAGTTACTTCACAAGCACGTTTACTTCCATCATCGGAGGGCCTGGAACTATGGTCTCGACCGCTACGGGGGATGATGTCGGGCAAGCGGGTATTCCGATTGGTTTTACGTTCAATTACCTCGGAACGCCCTATACGACCCTGGATGTGAACACCAACGGTGGGATGGCCCTTGGCGCCTCAGGTCTGGCAGGGAGCGCTGCAAATGCAAATATGTTTTTAACTGGAACGCCATCCGCAGCGATTACTGCTTGGTGGGATGACATGACCGTGGATGTCGGTGGTGGCATCTATTATCAGCTGGCTGGAACTGTAGGTTCGCAGGTAATGACTGTCGAGTGGAGTTGCCTTTCCTACTACACAGGATCGACCCAAAGGCTGAGGTTTCAGGTCAAGCTCTATGAAGGTACCAACGTGATTGAATTTCACTACGGTACAGTTACGCCCGGAACGGTCAGCGTGTCAGAATCTGCCACGATTGGTTGTAAAAGTACAACCGGCGGTGTCGGACAATGGCTGGATGTCGTGACAGGCTCCTCCAACACCGGTAACTACTTCATGCAAGCGGCCACGGACTGGCCGACACGCAACTATCGCTTGACACCTGGTGCTCCAAGTCCATTGGCAGCCGGCACCTATACTGCAGGCTCTACGGGTGCCTATCCCAACTTGTCTGAGGCGATCGCGGATTTGAACCATCGCGGTGTTGCGGGTCCTGTCGTGATTTCCTTGACCGACGCACTTTACAACAACGCTGTCGGCGGCGGAGACAACTGGTTTCCTATCGTTGTCGGATCGGTAGCAGGAACAAGCCCGGTGAATACGGTTTTGATTCAGCCTGTCACCGGTACCTCGACTTTGAACTATGACGGTGACGCGAGCGGCAGTATTGCCAACGGCGCCTCCTCGACCGCATTGGGTACTGCAACGGAGCCTATTTTTGCTTTGGTTGGGTCAGATTATGTCGGCGTGAGCAACTTGAACTTGACATCTACACCCGGAACTTCCGTCGTAGACCGCGGCATCGCTGTGATCAATAATGCTGCGACCAATGGTGCACAGTTCAATGCTTTCAATAACATCACGGTTTCAATGAACCGTACGTTGACCAGCACCATCGGTATCTGGCAAAATGTAGCTACCACCCCTACCTCGGCATTAGGCGCAAACAGCAACAACTCCTACACCAATCTGAACATTCAGAGCGTGTATGCGGGTATTTATTTGCTCGGGAATGCGACCTTTCCTGATTTGGCTTGCCAAATCGGTACACTTTCTCCCACCGTGTTCAATACCATCGGCGGTACCACTGCCAACGACATCGGCAACGGTGGTGGTACGCAGACCTATGGCATCCGCACTGGCAACCAAAGTGGCGGCAGCATCTTCAACAACAACGTGAAAAACGTTGGTGGTACAGGTACGGTCGACGGTATTTTGGTGGAGTTGTCACAAGGCACCACGAATGTCCATCGCAACAACGTGAGCCTGATCCGCAACACATCTACCACGGCGACGACGAACCTTTGCGGGATTCGTTCCAACATTGCCACGACGGCTGGTCATAGCTTGCGTGTGTACAACAATGGTGTCAGCGACCTCCGGTCTGCCTACACGGGTGTTGCGACTGCTACCAAGCAAGTCAAAGGAATCTTTGTACAAGCTGCGGGCGGTGGCTTGGTTACGAGCAACATTAACGTGGACAACAACTCGGTTTACTTGGATCTGACTTCGAATGCCAACATTTCCAGTGTTTGCTATGAAATTGGCACGGCGAGTGGTCCGGTGATCAATTGCCGCAACAATAACTTTGTGAATGCAACTGGCGCGCAAGTCGCACCCGCTGGCCACTGGGGCATGCGCAGCACGTCTGCAACGCTCACCGGCAATACGGGCTCGATCAGCAACAACAATAACGTGTTCATTTCTACGGTTGCACAAGGCTTTTTTGGCCAAGGCAACGCGGCCGACTATGCAACGCTCGCCAACTGGCAGGCTGCTATGGTGGGCCAAGATGCGGCATCGGTGTCTGGAGACCCTGTCTTCGTGAACCCTGCGGCTTCCGACTTGCATGCAACAGCTGGTGTCACCAACAACAGCGCCTCGGTGATCGCTTGGGTCACGGGGGACATCGACAATCAGACGCGTAGCGTGACCACCCCGGATATCGGCTACGACGAATATACTCCGACCACGTTGGATGTTGCTGCCGTCACGCTGGCTTTGCCTACCGCAGGTGCTTGCTACACTGCCAATGAGCCGGTGTCGATTCGGATTCGCAACAGCTCGATCAACACGATCAACTTTGGCACCAACAACGTGCAAATCACGACCAACGTGACTGGCGCCACAACAGCCACCCTCAACTTCACGTTGAATACTGGCAGCTTGGCCCCTGCTGCCACCGTGGACGTGCCAGTCGGTACAGTCAACATGTCGGCTGCAGGCACTTACACCTTCAATGCGACAGCAACGACGGCGGGTGACCAAAACCTTACGAATGATGCGATGACTGCCGTCAACCGCACGTTCTCGGGCGGTACTGCCACGGCAAATCCTTCGAGTGTCTGTTTTGGAGACAGCACCAGCCTCACGATCAGCGGCCAAAACGGCACCTCGTTTGTTTGGGAGTTCTCGACCAACAACGGCGCCACATGGACCACGACAGGTGCTACGACGAGCCCCTACCGGGTTGCCCCTACCGATACGATTCTCTACCGTGCATTGGTTTGCGGTCTGATTCCAAGTGCTCAGGACACTATCAATGTGATTGATGTCACACCTCCGGTTGCCATCGGCGACACGATTTGCGGAATTGATACAGCCTATTTGTATGCGACTTCGACACAACAAATTCGGTGGTATGATTCGCTCACAGGTGGATCAGTGCTTTATACTGGAAACCCATTTGTGACGGTCCCAACAGCAACGACGACCTACTATGTAGGAGCTGGAAGCGCTGGTGGTACCCACACCACAACGTATGCTGCTGGCAACGGATCCTCTGGCAACGCGTTTACGGTGAAGGCGCTTACCAATATCACGATCACCGGCTTTGACGGGCACACCAGCACCACCACAGCAGGCGCATGGGAAATTTGGTATCGCCCAAATGACTACCTTTTGACTCCGGGTTCTCAAACGAGCAACGTTGGATGGACACAGTTGATTGCGACGCCGTCCATTCCGGCCTTTGGTACGGGCCAGGTAACACCGATCACCAATGCGTTGAACCTCCAAATTCCCGCCGGTGCGACGTATTCATTCCAAATCTTCCGTCCAAGTGGCTCGGTGGCTTATACCAATGGGGGCGCACTTGGATCATTGGGTTCATCCAATGCAGCACTTGAGGTTTATCAAGGACATGGCGGTACTGCCTTTGCGGGTATGACCATCGCAACAAGGGTCTGGAATGGTCGAATCCATTACACTGCAGGTTGCCCCACGGCCCGTGTACCGGTCACTGTCGTTGTGAATACTGCTGACACGATTGCCATCGCTGCTTCCAGCAATACTTCTTGCAGCGGAGACACCGTTTCTTTGACGGCATCCAGCGTGAACACCGGTTACAACTACACTTGGACACCTTCTTCTACATTGAACACGGCTACAGGTAGCGCTGTCAATGCAGGCCCAACAGGCTCTACGGTCTATACCGTCCAAGGATTGGACTCCGCAGGTTGCCGTATGGTCGAGAGTGTTGCGATTTCGTATGTCCCTAAGCCCGCCGTGACCGCTACCGTTTCGCCAGATACAATCTGCGCAGGCGATAGCATTGCCTTGACATCGACCACCAACCCCCTTAACTTCCAAGTTGGAACGGGTACGATTGCGAATACGTCTACTGGCTATCCAGCACCTTTTGGCAACTTCTATTGGGGTTCACGTCACCAAATGCTGATCCTTGCCTCGGAATTGCAAGCTCAGAACATCGGTGCCGGTTTCATCAACGCGATGTCGTTTGATGTGACGAGCTTGAATGCTGCGGTGCCACATGACAACTTCGAGATCAAGCTGGCGTTGACAACAGTCAATTCGATCAACGCATTCCAAGCACCGACATTTACCTCGGTCTTTACCGCTCCAAGTTATTTGCCTGCTGTGGGGGTCGTGGCGATTCCATTCACGAGCAACTTCTATTGGGATGGCACCTCCAACATCATCGTGGAAACATGCCACAACAATGCCGCGTACGCCGACAACGTGTCTGTGAACCAAAGCACGACGGCTTTCAGCTCCTCTGTGTATTTCTATCAAGATGCTGCTGGTGTTTGTGGTAACAGTACCGTGACGGCGGCGATCACGCAGCGCCCCAACATGTATTTCTGGATGTTGGGTAGCTACTCGTATGATTGGAGCCCCAATGCAACCTTGGCTACGCCAACCGCTGCGAACACGGTGGGTACTGCAAATGGTAGCACCAACTTCATCGTCTCGGTGACCGATACCTTGTCAGGTTGCGTAGGTGTCGATACGGCATACGTATTCGCCAATCCATTGCCTGTGATCAACTTGGGCAACGACGGCTACTTCTGTGGAACCGATGCAACGCTGGACGCCGGCAATCCTGGTTCGACCTATATTTGGAGCACCGCCGACAGCACGCAGACGATCTTCGTGAACACCAACGGTACTTACTCGGTAGACGTGACGGATAGCATCGGCTGTAGTGCAAGCGACACCGTGGCGATCACCTTCACCCCATTCCCTGTGGTGAACCTGGGTGCTGACACCACTACTTGCCAAGGCAATACGGTCACCTTGGATGCTGGCATCCCTGGATCTTCCTACAACTGGAGCACTTCAGCTACGACGCAGACGATTGGTGTTACAACGACGGGCAGCTACAGCGTTGCCTTGACCGATACCTTTGGCTGCTCTGACAGCGACACCGTCAACGTGACCTTCAATGCATTGCCAACGGTGACGGCGAGCGCAGCTACCGACACGATCTGTAACACCAACAACACGCCGGTCACCCTTACGGGCAGCCCAAGTGGTGGTACCTTCAGCGGTACCGGTGTCACAGGCAATCAGTTCTCCGCACCGACTGCAGGTCCTGGTCTTCAGACCATCACCTACAGCTTTACCGACGGCAATGGTTGTTCCAATAGCGCAACCGTGTCCATCTTTGTGGATGTCTGTGCTGGCGTCGCCGATGGCTTCAACAGCTTCAACGTAGGCTTGTATCCGAATCCGAACGACGGTCGATTCACCTTCACGGTGGCGATGAATGCTGATGCAGAAGTGAGCTACGAAGTGGCTGACGCCCGCGGTGTGGTGGTATTGCGTGACAACAGCAATCAGCCAAGCGGTCTGTACAAGCAGAGCGTAAATCTGAATGACTTCGCCGCTGGCGTGTACACATTGCGCGTAACTGTGGACGGCGTGACTGCCCACAAACGTTTGGTGGTACAGCGCTAA